A part of Terriglobus roseus genomic DNA contains:
- a CDS encoding glycoside hydrolase family 18 protein codes for MMRFPTALCNGLAMTCLLASLCAAQSPTTPAVTKAPLHTLPAQRTEIVGYFPQWGIYNRRYIAVDLIHSGAVRSLTQLDYSQANISNNACALADSKADTEMVFKAEDSIDGVADQPDAPLRGNFHQLQLLKARYPKLRILISIEGRPDLFAEAAKPENRAAFVHSCIARFLEGHIASGVEAPHLFDGIDVDWEYPDADHADDFYALMAEFRRQMDAIRLKSTALRAGTSQRGFTLSIASGAAQKHITPIDWKRVAANVDQIGVMAYDYYGPWARDTGFHAPLASANPKAETVTTTINAYLAAGAPAKQLLLGVPFYAYQWHNVAQGGSYGLNSKGDPVRGNLNQSTAVTLMQNPGAHLYRDPLSHAPWIYDGDNFLTFEDAVSLQAKTAFARENNLGGIMVWELSGDTNDAQLLHALSKDTPTNKVSSEH; via the coding sequence ATGATGCGTTTCCCTACAGCACTCTGCAATGGCTTGGCGATGACATGCCTGCTGGCCTCTCTCTGCGCCGCGCAGTCTCCAACGACGCCGGCAGTGACGAAAGCGCCGCTGCACACACTTCCCGCACAGCGAACCGAAATCGTTGGCTATTTCCCGCAATGGGGTATCTACAACCGCCGTTACATCGCGGTCGATCTCATCCACAGCGGTGCCGTGCGCTCGCTTACACAACTGGACTACTCGCAAGCCAACATCAGCAACAACGCGTGCGCCCTTGCCGATTCCAAGGCAGACACGGAAATGGTGTTCAAAGCAGAAGACTCCATTGACGGCGTAGCCGATCAGCCGGATGCTCCCCTGCGTGGCAACTTCCATCAACTGCAACTGCTGAAAGCACGCTATCCAAAGCTGCGCATCCTGATCTCCATCGAGGGCAGACCCGACCTCTTTGCAGAGGCCGCGAAGCCTGAAAACCGCGCGGCTTTTGTCCATTCCTGCATCGCACGATTCCTCGAAGGCCATATCGCTTCCGGAGTGGAAGCACCGCATCTCTTCGACGGCATCGATGTGGACTGGGAATATCCCGACGCAGATCACGCAGACGACTTCTACGCACTGATGGCAGAGTTCCGCCGCCAGATGGATGCCATCCGATTGAAATCAACGGCGCTGCGTGCAGGCACTTCGCAACGCGGTTTCACCCTCTCCATCGCCAGCGGTGCCGCTCAAAAACACATCACACCAATTGACTGGAAACGTGTCGCCGCTAACGTAGATCAGATTGGCGTTATGGCTTACGACTACTACGGCCCTTGGGCACGCGATACGGGATTCCACGCACCACTCGCATCTGCCAATCCAAAAGCGGAGACAGTTACCACCACCATCAACGCGTACCTTGCTGCCGGTGCGCCTGCGAAACAGCTTCTGTTGGGCGTTCCCTTTTATGCCTATCAATGGCATAACGTCGCACAGGGCGGAAGCTATGGGCTCAACAGCAAAGGCGACCCTGTCCGTGGCAATTTGAATCAATCCACCGCTGTCACACTCATGCAGAATCCAGGCGCGCATCTCTACCGTGATCCTCTGTCGCACGCTCCCTGGATCTACGATGGCGACAACTTCCTCACCTTTGAGGATGCCGTCTCACTGCAGGCAAAAACCGCCTTCGCTCGCGAGAACAACCTCGGCGGCATCATGGTCTGGGAACTGAGTGGCGACACGAACGATGCGCAGCTGCTGCACGCCTTGTCGAAAGACACTCCAACAAACAAAGTAAGTTCAGAACACTAA
- a CDS encoding amidase, giving the protein MMDRREFLERCGAAGLGQTLFPGALLGLMAQSASAQQAAKYEAPRISENPAITVEMLDAAAAIAGITLTDEQKKMMLGDVITQLKGLQAIRDLHLPNSVAPADVFDPRPVGFVMPKAGASAEQVHEKADATLLANKEKLAFASIGELGALLRAKKISAVELAKFYLERLRRLDPKLHLLITATEERALKQAATLDAEAAKGKWRGPLHGIPWGAKDLLAVKGYPTTWGAGGFEHQVIDEDATVVQRLDAAGAVLIAKLTLGALAQGDLWFGGKTRNPWNPKQGSSGSSAGPASAVAAGCCAFAIGSETQGSISSPSTRCGTTGHRPTFGFVPRTGAMALSWSMDKLGPICHNVQDAALVMAAIAGADEKDLSVRSDVHFAGTPAIKMDSLRVGYLESAFAEPTPRAAEKDETPAQREQRERNFERQRYDSKYDRATLDALRGMGIKLIPVKLPALPFSSISKVLGVEAAASFDEITRNGRVNLLTEQSPNDWPNQFRTARMYSGVDYVQAMRARSLIIAELAKLFASVDIIVTPSGGPQLTATNLSGHPAVIVPNGLRGQDAPLPQDTSDGGRMNVGGPGTPVSITFLGQLYDDARLLAFARMYQEKTRFHLAHPAL; this is encoded by the coding sequence ATGATGGACAGGCGAGAGTTTCTGGAGCGGTGTGGCGCCGCAGGATTGGGGCAGACGTTGTTTCCGGGGGCGTTGCTGGGATTGATGGCGCAGAGTGCCTCTGCGCAACAGGCGGCCAAGTATGAAGCGCCCAGGATTAGTGAGAACCCTGCGATCACGGTAGAGATGCTGGACGCGGCTGCAGCGATTGCTGGCATTACGCTGACGGATGAGCAGAAGAAGATGATGCTGGGCGACGTGATCACGCAGCTCAAGGGACTGCAGGCGATTCGCGATCTCCATCTTCCAAATTCCGTTGCGCCTGCGGATGTGTTCGATCCGCGCCCGGTGGGATTTGTGATGCCGAAAGCCGGTGCCAGCGCAGAACAAGTCCATGAGAAGGCGGATGCGACGCTGCTCGCGAACAAGGAGAAGTTGGCCTTCGCTTCCATCGGGGAACTGGGCGCGTTGCTGCGTGCGAAGAAGATCAGCGCAGTAGAACTGGCGAAGTTCTACTTGGAACGCTTGCGTCGGCTCGATCCGAAGCTGCATTTACTGATCACGGCGACGGAAGAGCGCGCATTGAAACAGGCGGCTACGTTGGATGCGGAGGCGGCAAAAGGCAAGTGGCGTGGGCCGTTGCACGGCATTCCGTGGGGCGCGAAAGACCTGCTTGCTGTGAAGGGCTATCCCACGACGTGGGGCGCGGGCGGGTTTGAGCATCAGGTGATCGACGAAGACGCCACCGTGGTGCAGCGACTGGATGCAGCGGGTGCGGTGTTGATTGCCAAGTTAACGTTGGGCGCGCTTGCGCAGGGCGATCTTTGGTTTGGCGGAAAGACGCGTAATCCTTGGAATCCGAAGCAGGGCTCGAGCGGGTCGTCGGCTGGGCCTGCTTCTGCTGTGGCTGCGGGATGCTGCGCGTTTGCGATTGGATCGGAGACGCAAGGATCGATCTCTTCGCCAAGTACTCGGTGCGGTACGACGGGTCATCGGCCCACGTTTGGCTTTGTACCGCGCACAGGTGCGATGGCGTTGAGCTGGAGCATGGATAAGCTGGGACCGATCTGTCACAACGTTCAGGATGCTGCGCTTGTGATGGCTGCGATTGCTGGTGCCGATGAGAAGGATCTGTCTGTTCGTTCTGATGTTCACTTCGCAGGAACACCTGCAATCAAAATGGATTCGTTACGCGTGGGCTATCTGGAGAGCGCATTCGCGGAGCCAACACCGCGTGCCGCGGAGAAGGACGAGACACCAGCACAGCGGGAACAGCGCGAACGTAACTTTGAGCGCCAGCGCTATGACAGCAAGTATGATCGCGCCACTCTAGACGCGTTGCGCGGCATGGGGATCAAGTTGATTCCGGTGAAGCTGCCTGCGCTGCCGTTTTCTTCCATCAGCAAAGTCTTGGGTGTGGAGGCTGCGGCGTCGTTCGATGAGATTACGCGGAATGGTCGCGTGAATCTGCTGACGGAGCAGTCGCCCAACGATTGGCCAAATCAGTTCCGCACCGCTCGCATGTATAGCGGCGTGGATTATGTGCAGGCAATGCGAGCGCGGTCGTTGATCATTGCGGAGTTGGCCAAGCTGTTTGCGTCGGTGGACATAATCGTTACGCCCAGTGGCGGACCACAACTGACAGCAACCAACCTGAGCGGGCATCCTGCGGTGATTGTGCCGAATGGGCTGCGTGGTCAGGATGCACCGTTGCCGCAG